The stretch of DNA GGCAAATGAGAGAAGAAGATGTCATGGAACAAATTTATTCCGATACGCCTTCTTTTTTACCTCGACAAATGTAAGTTAATAACTTAAATAAATATCCTTCTTCAACACTCCCGCCCACTTAGTACAAAAAGTCTTTGGGGCCACGAGAAGAGCGAAACGGCACAGATATAATGCCCAATGAAGGGAAGGCTACCAAAAATATTTTGAACCGAAGAAGCAAAGTTCGATGGGCGTAGGGGAGGGCTAAACTCCTTGAGCACGACCGTTGTTATGCTAAGTTCTTTAGCTTTTTTAGAGTACCGAAGCTCCCTTTATGTGTAGATCCGTAACATCAATTTCAGCTGCTTCCCTCGGAGTTGATAAACCATCAAGCAATTCAGGACAAACTGTTATCGCTGATTGAAATGGAAATATTCTAAGCATTCAATTGGCAATTCCAGTTTCAATAACTTCAACTTTGACGTTCGGTATAATTTTAATGGTTTTAAAATCCTTCTCCCAGTTTAGGTTTTTCCATATTTCCGGATAATGAGCTTTTATTTTGTATCCAATCCCCAGTGCATCACTGTTAGCATCTTGTAATATAGTAACTACTTTTTGAGCATTTTCTGTTAACTTTTGTGAAAGTTGTTGGCTAATGTCTCTTTTTTGTTGATTACCCTCTATTACAGAAGATGGAATTTCAGTCAATGTGACCTTAAGTGTAGTATTAACCTTAGCTTTTAATCCGGTTTTTGTCGGTTGAATTACTATTTTACTTTTACTGTCTTTTACCTTAAAACTAACAGAGTATTGCTTTTCATGCTGTTTGATGGATTCTGAAAAGTAAGCAAATTTTCCAAATTGATTTGATAGCAACATAAAAAGAGATGCTTTCTGTCCAAGCAAATTATATCCAGTATAATGCTGATCATGAATAAGACTAACCCCCTTAAGTTCAACATCTCCTTCTTTAGAACGAAACAAATAAGGTATCACAAAATCAGTCCCTGAGGTAAATATGTAGGATATCATTTTCCTAATATTTAATTTAGGTACCAATGTTTCCTCTTCTCCTGATTTTATGAGTTGCTCAATATGGTCAGATATAAGTTTTGAACCAACTTTCTTTAAATCTAAAACTT from Neobacillus sp. CF12 encodes:
- a CDS encoding Ger(x)C family spore germination protein, encoding MKILFFLFLCLVLLTGCWDLNLLKELTLTNGVAYDLTKSDDYLVTMEIRALKPSPTGSEPMNEIYHNKSKTIQEGTVNISNQVAGKLKTGKVRIYLLGEDLARKNIFHPFYYVFRDYDSAINSNIAIVNGDANKVLDLKKVGSKLISDHIEQLIKSGEEETLVPKLNIRKMISYIFTSGTDFVIPYLFRSKEGDVELKGVSLIHDQHYTGYNLLGQKASLFMLLSNQFGKFAYFSESIKQHEKQYSVSFKVKDSKSKIVIQPTKTGLKAKVNTTLKVTLTEIPSSVIEGNQQKRDISQQLSQKLTENAQKVVTILQDANSDALGIGYKIKAHYPEIWKNLNWEKDFKTIKIIPNVKVEVIETGIAN